Proteins found in one Promicromonospora sukumoe genomic segment:
- a CDS encoding glycerophosphodiester phosphodiesterase family protein, with protein sequence MRTTPRGVVAARTAAALAVTLVGALALGAAPASATPAGHHHRTFDLQAHRGGIALTVENTLPAFDNALALGVSTLELDVQITRDGYAVVTHDRDPSPAKCVDTEPAFPGDPQFPYVPNKTYIKDLTLAQVRTIDCGSLRQPQFPGQELHPGERMPLLSEVLALVNRHRAHQVMLNIETKVEAGAPEQTAPREQFVQVVAREVRKARLVDQVTIQSFDWGSLMRMSEVEPRFGLVALTNGQQFLQVGVDGASPWLGGLDIDDFPGSIQQKFVAAAASFGADAVSPVHGDPQGGGVNDPGYVPFTTPELVRAAHRAGMDVVPWTVDDRATIESLMDIGVDGLITDRPDLLRTIMAERHLKLPKRY encoded by the coding sequence ATGAGGACCACCCCACGCGGCGTCGTCGCCGCCCGTACCGCAGCAGCCCTCGCCGTGACCCTCGTGGGCGCGCTGGCCCTGGGCGCAGCCCCGGCGTCCGCCACCCCGGCCGGTCACCACCACCGCACCTTCGACCTCCAGGCCCACCGCGGCGGCATCGCGCTCACCGTCGAGAACACGCTCCCGGCCTTCGACAACGCCCTCGCGCTCGGCGTCAGCACGCTGGAGCTGGACGTGCAGATCACGCGGGACGGGTACGCCGTCGTCACGCACGACCGCGACCCGAGCCCCGCCAAGTGCGTCGACACCGAGCCGGCGTTCCCGGGCGACCCGCAGTTCCCGTACGTGCCGAACAAGACGTACATCAAGGACCTCACGCTCGCCCAGGTCCGCACGATTGACTGCGGGTCGCTGCGCCAGCCGCAGTTCCCCGGGCAGGAGCTGCACCCGGGCGAGCGCATGCCGCTGCTGTCCGAGGTCCTCGCGCTGGTCAACCGCCACCGCGCGCACCAGGTCATGCTCAACATCGAGACCAAGGTCGAGGCGGGCGCCCCCGAGCAGACGGCGCCGCGCGAGCAGTTCGTGCAGGTCGTCGCGCGTGAGGTCCGCAAGGCCCGGCTGGTCGACCAGGTGACGATCCAGAGCTTCGACTGGGGCTCGCTGATGCGGATGAGCGAGGTCGAGCCGCGGTTCGGGCTCGTGGCGCTGACCAACGGCCAGCAGTTCCTCCAGGTCGGCGTCGACGGCGCGTCCCCGTGGCTCGGCGGCCTGGACATCGACGACTTCCCGGGCTCGATCCAGCAGAAGTTCGTCGCGGCCGCCGCCTCCTTCGGCGCCGACGCCGTCTCGCCCGTGCACGGCGACCCGCAGGGTGGTGGCGTGAACGACCCGGGCTACGTGCCCTTCACCACGCCCGAGCTCGTCCGCGCCGCGCACCGCGCCGGGATGGACGTCGTCCCGTGGACCGTCGACGACCGCGCCACGATCGAGTCGCTGATGGACATCGGCGTCGACGGCCTCATCACCGACCGCCCGGACCTGCTGCGCACGATCATGGCGGAGCGCCACCTCAAGCTCCCGAAGCGCTACTGA
- a CDS encoding ArsR/SmtB family transcription factor: MPAVARRPGGEAGDGAGALDTAPAHVFEALGDPVRRRLLELLVPGEQPAGALVAALQARVRITQPAVSQHLKVLREAGLVRVRAEGTRRLYAVDDAGTAAARAWLARFEDTFAQPLDALATELARGRRERRRAAGTSGAGEHDTAAAAGTDQAAGA, from the coding sequence GTGCCGGCCGTCGCCCGGCGGCCCGGCGGCGAGGCCGGGGACGGGGCCGGCGCCCTCGACACCGCGCCGGCCCACGTGTTCGAGGCGCTCGGCGACCCCGTCCGGCGTCGGCTGCTGGAGCTGCTGGTGCCGGGCGAGCAGCCCGCGGGCGCCCTGGTCGCCGCGCTCCAGGCGCGCGTCCGCATCACCCAGCCGGCGGTCTCGCAGCACCTCAAGGTGCTGCGCGAGGCCGGCCTGGTGCGGGTGCGCGCCGAGGGCACGCGCCGCCTCTACGCCGTCGACGACGCCGGGACCGCCGCCGCGCGGGCCTGGCTGGCCCGCTTCGAGGACACCTTCGCCCAGCCGCTCGACGCCCTGGCGACGGAGCTGGCCCGCGGACGCCGCGAGCGCCGTCGGGCAGCGGGTACGAGCGGGGCCGGCGAGCACGACACGGCGGCCGCGGCAGGGACAGACCAGGCTGCCGGGGCCTGA
- a CDS encoding SRPBCC family protein: protein MTSTNTIDPVATAGLMTREVRDGSRDGAPTKIAVARRTYAADQDDLWDALTTAERLPRWFLPVSGDLTVGGRYQFEGQAGGVVERCDGPESFAVTWEFGGQVSWVRVSLSPADGGTTLELVHEAVVDPDFWTQYGPGAVGVGWDLGLVGLGLHLATRSTNDATEFQDWTLSPVGVEFVKLASADWADAAIASGEDADQARAAAERTVAFYTTQPEA from the coding sequence ATGACCAGCACGAACACGATCGACCCGGTCGCCACGGCCGGCCTCATGACACGCGAGGTCCGCGACGGCAGCCGGGACGGCGCCCCGACCAAGATCGCCGTCGCCCGCCGCACCTATGCCGCCGACCAGGACGACCTGTGGGACGCCCTCACCACCGCCGAGCGGCTCCCCCGCTGGTTCCTGCCGGTCAGCGGCGACCTCACCGTGGGCGGCCGCTACCAGTTCGAGGGCCAGGCGGGCGGCGTCGTCGAGCGCTGCGACGGTCCGGAGAGCTTCGCCGTGACCTGGGAGTTCGGCGGCCAGGTCTCCTGGGTGCGGGTCTCCCTGAGCCCGGCCGACGGCGGCACGACGCTGGAGCTGGTGCACGAGGCCGTCGTCGACCCCGACTTCTGGACCCAGTACGGCCCCGGCGCCGTCGGCGTGGGCTGGGACCTCGGCCTGGTCGGGCTCGGCCTGCACCTCGCCACGCGTTCCACCAACGACGCGACCGAGTTCCAGGACTGGACCCTCTCCCCCGTCGGCGTCGAGTTCGTCAAGCTGGCGAGCGCGGACTGGGCCGACGCCGCCATCGCCTCCGGGGAGGACGCCGACCAGGCGCGCGCCGCCGCCGAGCGCACCGTGGCCTTCTACACGACGCAGCCGGAGGCCTGA
- a CDS encoding GNAT family N-acetyltransferase, whose product MAPSTAPEAASSNPGRIAVVPATADRFDDVARVLNPNGREQACWCMHWRAPAKEDVTTRGERLRDLTGQEPAPGMLAYLGPGSGTGSGTGSGLGAGSGGAGSEPGSSPGENPEVAGWLGFSRRSAAQSLQRSRVLPTGEPETWPTTWVFMCVTVRAGFRRQGVARALLDAGVAYAAEHGATALDAFPVEPEAGRRVPVSAAFVGTVAMFERAGFDRLAPTDATSGRLTRWHMRRELTAA is encoded by the coding sequence ATGGCCCCGAGCACGGCCCCCGAAGCGGCCTCCAGCAACCCCGGTCGCATCGCGGTGGTGCCCGCCACCGCCGACCGGTTCGACGACGTCGCGCGCGTCCTCAACCCGAACGGGCGCGAGCAGGCGTGCTGGTGCATGCACTGGCGTGCGCCCGCCAAGGAGGACGTCACCACGCGGGGCGAGCGGCTGCGCGACCTGACGGGGCAGGAGCCGGCTCCGGGGATGCTCGCGTATCTCGGTCCGGGTTCGGGCACTGGCTCGGGCACTGGCTCGGGCCTGGGCGCCGGCTCGGGCGGGGCGGGATCTGAGCCGGGATCGAGCCCGGGGGAGAACCCCGAGGTCGCCGGCTGGCTCGGCTTCTCGCGCCGTTCGGCGGCGCAGTCGCTGCAACGGTCCCGCGTGCTGCCGACGGGGGAGCCCGAGACCTGGCCCACCACCTGGGTGTTCATGTGTGTCACCGTGCGCGCGGGCTTCCGCCGGCAGGGGGTCGCCCGCGCCCTGCTCGACGCCGGCGTCGCCTACGCCGCGGAGCACGGGGCGACGGCGCTCGACGCCTTTCCCGTGGAGCCCGAGGCCGGCCGCCGGGTACCGGTGAGCGCGGCGTTCGTCGGCACGGTCGCGATGTTCGAGCGGGCGGGCTTCGACCGGCTGGCGCCCACGGACGCCACGAGCGGCCGGCTGACCCGCTGGCACATGCGGCGAGAGCTCACCGCGGCGTGA
- a CDS encoding trans-sulfuration enzyme family protein, which translates to MSMHSWTTRAVHAGKDDLAALGLHAPPIDLSTTYPSYDVVGEATRLDEFAEGHDDGGPPVYGRVANPTVRRFENALAELEGAEAAVAFASGMAALSACLLAQVAAGRPHVVGVRPLYGTTDHLLDSGLLGTSVTWATPEDAASAITARTGLVVVESPANPTLDEVDLRALTDACAPVPVLVDSTFATPVLQRPLEQGATMVLHSATKYLGGHGDVMGGVVACGEDMARSLRQIRFVTGAMLHPMAGYELLRGLATLPVRVRGASATASELARRLADHPRVTRVHYPSIGGAMVSFETSADPVALVSAVRLITPAVSLGSVDSLIQHPASLTHRIMDEVSRKEAGISADLVRLSVGLEDVDDLWADLSQAIVHASR; encoded by the coding sequence ATGAGCATGCATTCCTGGACCACGCGCGCCGTCCACGCCGGCAAGGACGACCTCGCCGCGCTCGGGCTCCATGCCCCGCCGATCGACCTGTCCACCACCTACCCGTCGTACGACGTCGTCGGCGAGGCCACGCGTCTGGACGAGTTCGCCGAGGGGCACGACGACGGCGGCCCGCCCGTCTACGGCCGCGTCGCCAACCCGACGGTGCGGCGCTTCGAGAACGCGCTGGCCGAGCTGGAGGGCGCGGAGGCAGCCGTCGCGTTCGCGAGCGGGATGGCCGCGCTGTCGGCGTGCCTGCTGGCCCAGGTCGCGGCGGGGCGGCCGCACGTCGTCGGCGTCCGGCCGCTGTACGGGACCACCGACCACCTGCTCGACTCCGGGCTGCTCGGCACCTCGGTGACGTGGGCGACGCCCGAGGACGCGGCGTCGGCGATCACGGCCCGGACCGGGCTCGTCGTCGTGGAGAGCCCGGCCAACCCCACGCTCGACGAGGTGGACCTGCGTGCCCTGACCGATGCCTGCGCGCCGGTGCCCGTGCTCGTGGACAGCACGTTCGCCACGCCGGTGCTGCAGCGGCCGCTGGAGCAGGGCGCCACGATGGTGCTGCACAGCGCCACGAAGTATCTGGGCGGGCACGGCGACGTGATGGGCGGTGTGGTGGCCTGCGGCGAGGACATGGCCCGGTCGCTGCGCCAGATCCGGTTCGTGACCGGCGCCATGCTGCACCCCATGGCGGGGTACGAGCTGCTCCGCGGCCTGGCGACGCTGCCGGTGCGGGTGCGCGGGGCGTCCGCCACGGCGTCGGAGCTGGCGCGCCGTCTTGCCGACCACCCGCGCGTGACCCGGGTGCACTACCCGAGCATCGGCGGGGCCATGGTGTCGTTCGAGACGTCGGCCGACCCGGTGGCCCTGGTCTCCGCCGTCCGGCTGATCACCCCGGCCGTGAGCCTGGGCAGCGTGGACAGCCTGATCCAGCACCCGGCGTCGCTGACGCACCGGATCATGGACGAGGTGTCCCGCAAGGAGGCGGGCATCTCCGCGGACCTGGTCCGCCTGTCGGTCGGCCTGGAGGACGTCGACGACCTCTGGGCGGACCTGTCCCAGGCGATCGTGCACGCCTCCCGCTGA
- a CDS encoding Lrp/AsnC family transcriptional regulator has protein sequence MTQNVLLDSVDRALLIELQNDGRLSNKTLAQRVGVAPSTCLARVQRLQNAGVIRGYHAAIDPAAVGRGLQAMLMVRLTTHSRPLLGPFVEWVRRLPQTRAVHHVSGPDDFLITVACADTDELQRLVLDFTARGEVGRVQTDLVFSSWTCGPVTPAE, from the coding sequence ATGACCCAGAACGTGCTCCTGGATTCGGTGGACCGCGCCCTGCTGATCGAGCTGCAGAACGACGGGCGTCTCTCCAACAAGACGCTCGCGCAGCGGGTCGGCGTCGCGCCGTCGACCTGCCTGGCGCGTGTCCAGCGCCTGCAGAACGCCGGCGTGATCCGCGGGTACCACGCTGCGATCGACCCGGCCGCCGTCGGACGGGGGCTGCAGGCCATGCTGATGGTGCGCCTGACCACCCATTCCCGGCCCCTGCTGGGGCCGTTCGTCGAGTGGGTGCGCCGGCTGCCGCAGACCCGGGCCGTGCACCACGTCTCGGGCCCCGACGACTTCCTGATCACCGTGGCCTGCGCCGACACCGACGAGCTGCAGCGCCTGGTGCTGGACTTCACGGCTCGCGGCGAGGTGGGCCGGGTACAGACCGACCTGGTGTTCTCGTCCTGGACCTGCGGCCCGGTCACCCCGGCGGAGTGA
- a CDS encoding serine protein kinase RIO has product MPRFPDSPTSALIHAASKGGKQYDKRSADAERRSTRRGQVTREDLEGPYPGPLDTAPSAVELSTPEYDVDHDPFDHDPTQPGPGQRWSTWRSVAKGQRGPAPLPEWVVTRDAAIDTELGILKTGKEADAFLVERAVPAGADASSDGGPDLTLDQAATRCLLVAKRYRSLEHGQFHRGSEYTEGRTVRRTRDQRAMEDRKSAWGRAVSATQWADAEFVALREAWSAGAPVPYPVQIDGTEVLMEFIGTEETDDLGRTQAVAAPRLTRVRPSDDLLESYWEQLTHGMSVLARLGFAHGDLSPYNILADGERLVIIDLPQVVDLAANPFSSDVLLRDCRTVCDWFTARGLDVDADALFADLLAQAF; this is encoded by the coding sequence TTGCCCCGTTTTCCTGATTCACCCACGTCCGCCCTCATCCACGCAGCCAGCAAGGGCGGCAAGCAGTACGACAAGCGGTCGGCCGACGCCGAGCGCCGGTCCACCCGGCGCGGCCAGGTCACCCGCGAGGACCTCGAGGGCCCGTACCCGGGTCCGCTCGACACGGCCCCTTCCGCCGTCGAGCTCAGCACGCCTGAGTACGACGTCGACCACGACCCGTTCGACCACGACCCCACCCAGCCCGGCCCCGGGCAGCGCTGGTCCACCTGGCGATCCGTCGCCAAGGGGCAGCGCGGACCCGCCCCCCTGCCGGAGTGGGTCGTCACCAGGGACGCCGCGATCGACACCGAGCTCGGCATCCTCAAGACCGGCAAGGAGGCCGACGCGTTCCTCGTGGAGCGCGCGGTCCCGGCGGGCGCGGACGCGTCGTCGGACGGCGGGCCGGACCTGACGCTCGACCAGGCGGCCACGCGCTGCCTGCTGGTCGCCAAGCGGTACCGCAGCCTGGAGCACGGCCAGTTCCACCGCGGCTCGGAGTACACCGAGGGCCGCACTGTGCGGCGCACCCGCGACCAGCGCGCCATGGAGGACCGCAAGTCCGCCTGGGGTCGCGCGGTGTCGGCCACCCAGTGGGCCGACGCCGAGTTCGTCGCCCTGCGGGAGGCGTGGTCGGCGGGCGCGCCCGTGCCGTACCCCGTGCAGATCGACGGGACCGAGGTGCTGATGGAGTTCATCGGCACCGAGGAGACCGACGACCTGGGCCGCACCCAGGCCGTCGCCGCGCCGCGCCTGACCCGGGTGCGCCCGTCGGACGACCTGCTGGAGTCGTACTGGGAGCAGCTCACGCACGGGATGTCCGTGCTGGCCCGGCTCGGGTTCGCGCACGGCGACCTGTCGCCGTACAACATCCTGGCCGACGGCGAGCGGCTGGTCATCATCGACCTGCCGCAGGTCGTGGACCTGGCGGCCAACCCGTTCTCCAGCGACGTGCTGCTGCGCGACTGCCGCACCGTGTGCGACTGGTTCACCGCCCGGGGGCTCGACGTCGACGCGGACGCCCTGTTCGCCGACCTCCTGGCGCAGGCCTTCTGA
- a CDS encoding protein kinase domain-containing protein, with translation MSDETTRMTAPRPAGEPAGGGDRTAVVPTPATRAVQPPPAATGPVPPHTAPTRVVLPGGPTGPAGTTGGATGGLAPTSVVGHGGAVGQGAAGGGYTGSGAGYTGSGAPTAPRIPATGEVLGQFQLGDSLGHGGFAHVYRAMGPGGEVALKVLTNTEPGSLDRFVGEAALLDRLAGRGFPQLVAAGLESPTPWFAMELVPGPTLSQRLAAEGPLPVHEVLRVADDVLDALAVLQEEHFLHRDVKPANIIAAPDRNVLIDLGIAKGHGTSTSTHAAGTISYMAPELFVRKPHARSDVYSLGLLLIFIATGQLPNDLNFAGRDLTAADVGPVDQRLLPLVLAMTRHRPEDRPPLHNLSRTVAQLAGDSARLDPALLAAAGATTIERGLVTEVLTGSGAAATVAPTSMLASNPVQPGEPMTNLVYDQQLMGRLHQVHGDGFDGAAEAVISTYLAAVGAQRAGGRAPVEIKDYLWAAMRWAPAFTPEGYSDTFEGWAAYRQRHGLPLPGTPTTSTPRRQTTGTAARVAAVAPAAHATQQQATQVAPSFRPGPPTQQAPAPAQQAGPTTQPQRPTGPVPPNPQQQTGPVQPTAPAQGFPGRDERDALPSRRDDRDPSRDSRSDRNRDSDGGMRAVAAILGWIPRILMAIAVYQLVRLIPGFDVMPSAAELPLFAALGDIGVAALSLDPEWAPRLAELSIPLLGIITAALVNLVRAVRQRRGGRTWPFWLAVVVWVIVIAVQGVVGYAQQVTEDARDSFQEQREQIQDDLEQGVQDTTEDVRDSLWQSFEDVLPWN, from the coding sequence TTGTCCGACGAGACCACCCGCATGACGGCCCCACGCCCTGCCGGAGAGCCGGCCGGGGGTGGCGACCGTACCGCCGTCGTACCGACGCCGGCCACGCGGGCGGTCCAGCCGCCGCCCGCGGCCACCGGACCGGTGCCGCCGCACACCGCGCCCACGCGCGTGGTGCTGCCCGGCGGGCCGACCGGCCCGGCCGGGACCACGGGCGGGGCCACCGGCGGGTTGGCGCCGACGAGCGTCGTCGGCCACGGGGGCGCCGTCGGGCAGGGTGCTGCTGGTGGTGGCTACACGGGTTCGGGGGCCGGGTACACCGGCTCCGGGGCCCCGACCGCGCCGCGCATCCCCGCGACGGGCGAGGTCCTGGGGCAGTTCCAGCTCGGCGACTCGCTGGGCCACGGCGGGTTCGCGCACGTGTACCGGGCCATGGGTCCCGGCGGGGAGGTCGCCCTCAAGGTGCTGACCAACACCGAGCCGGGCTCGCTGGACCGGTTCGTCGGCGAGGCCGCGCTGCTGGACCGGCTGGCCGGGCGCGGGTTCCCGCAGCTCGTGGCGGCCGGCCTGGAGTCCCCCACGCCGTGGTTCGCGATGGAGCTCGTGCCGGGCCCCACCCTGTCGCAGCGCCTGGCCGCCGAAGGCCCCCTGCCGGTGCACGAGGTGCTGCGCGTGGCCGACGACGTGCTCGACGCGCTCGCGGTGCTCCAGGAGGAGCACTTCCTGCACCGGGACGTGAAGCCGGCCAACATCATCGCCGCGCCCGACCGGAACGTGCTCATCGACCTCGGCATCGCCAAGGGACACGGCACCAGCACGTCGACGCACGCGGCGGGCACCATCTCGTACATGGCGCCCGAGCTGTTCGTGCGCAAGCCGCACGCCCGCTCCGACGTCTACAGCCTGGGTCTGCTGCTCATCTTCATCGCCACGGGCCAGCTGCCCAACGACCTCAACTTCGCGGGGCGTGACCTGACGGCGGCCGACGTCGGGCCCGTGGACCAGCGGCTGCTGCCCCTGGTCCTGGCCATGACGCGGCACCGACCCGAGGACCGCCCGCCGCTGCACAACCTGTCGCGCACCGTGGCGCAGCTCGCCGGCGACAGCGCGCGGCTCGACCCCGCGCTGCTCGCCGCGGCCGGTGCCACCACGATCGAACGGGGCCTGGTCACCGAGGTGCTCACGGGCAGCGGGGCGGCGGCCACGGTCGCGCCCACCAGCATGCTCGCGAGCAACCCCGTCCAGCCCGGCGAGCCGATGACCAACCTGGTCTACGACCAGCAGCTCATGGGCCGGCTGCACCAGGTGCACGGCGACGGGTTCGACGGCGCGGCCGAGGCCGTCATCTCGACGTACCTGGCCGCCGTCGGGGCGCAGCGGGCCGGCGGGCGCGCGCCCGTCGAGATCAAGGACTACCTGTGGGCCGCCATGCGGTGGGCCCCGGCCTTCACGCCGGAGGGCTACTCCGACACGTTCGAGGGCTGGGCCGCCTACCGGCAGCGCCACGGCCTGCCCCTGCCCGGCACGCCGACGACGTCCACGCCGCGCCGGCAGACCACGGGCACTGCTGCCCGGGTGGCGGCCGTTGCTCCTGCCGCGCACGCGACGCAGCAGCAGGCGACGCAGGTCGCGCCGTCGTTCCGGCCGGGACCGCCGACCCAGCAGGCGCCCGCTCCCGCGCAGCAGGCGGGGCCGACGACGCAGCCGCAGCGGCCCACGGGGCCGGTGCCGCCGAACCCGCAGCAGCAGACCGGGCCGGTGCAGCCGACCGCGCCCGCCCAGGGGTTCCCGGGGCGGGACGAGCGGGACGCCCTCCCGTCGCGGCGGGACGACCGGGACCCGTCCCGGGACTCGCGGAGCGACAGGAACCGGGACTCCGACGGCGGCATGCGGGCCGTGGCGGCCATCCTGGGCTGGATCCCGCGCATCCTGATGGCGATCGCGGTCTACCAGCTCGTGCGCCTCATCCCGGGCTTCGACGTGATGCCCAGCGCCGCCGAGCTGCCGCTGTTCGCCGCGCTCGGCGACATCGGGGTCGCGGCGCTGAGCCTCGACCCGGAGTGGGCGCCGCGCCTGGCGGAGCTCTCGATCCCGCTGCTCGGCATCATCACGGCCGCCCTCGTCAACCTCGTGCGCGCGGTGCGCCAGCGCCGCGGCGGCCGCACCTGGCCGTTCTGGCTGGCCGTCGTCGTCTGGGTGATCGTGATCGCCGTCCAGGGCGTGGTGGGCTACGCGCAGCAGGTCACGGAGGACGCCCGCGACTCGTTCCAGGAGCAGCGGGAGCAGATCCAGGACGACCTGGAGCAGGGCGTCCAGGACACGACCGAGGACGTGCGCGACTCGCTGTGGCAGTCCTTCGAGGACGTCCTCCCCTGGAACTGA
- a CDS encoding metal-dependent hydrolase: MGGNHAATGAAAWVAVTASTPIAFGWYPVTDTGVIAGALVCAGAALLPDADHHSGTIANSLKPVSNGVVKVIEALSGGHRKGTHSILGIAVFTLIAWGLSFLSIDTGNEQIGAILIGPGIMCVLLVSFALKALKITRDTKLLPWTTSITLAVLIAIFAPEEWFWMPFSVALGCTVHILGDMITTNGVPLLWPLKFRSPRWMRDGRGVELDMIWRSGGNLSIPILGDAGSVREWIFLIPVSLYAIIGIVWALLNEMGYDTMAVWYQVLALFPG, encoded by the coding sequence ATGGGAGGCAACCACGCCGCGACGGGAGCCGCGGCCTGGGTAGCGGTCACCGCGTCGACGCCGATCGCGTTCGGCTGGTATCCGGTGACCGACACGGGCGTGATAGCGGGAGCCCTGGTCTGCGCGGGCGCCGCGCTGCTGCCCGACGCCGACCATCACTCGGGCACGATCGCCAACTCGCTCAAGCCGGTCTCGAACGGCGTGGTCAAGGTCATCGAGGCGCTCTCGGGCGGGCACCGCAAGGGCACGCACTCGATCCTCGGCATCGCCGTGTTCACGCTCATCGCGTGGGGGCTCAGCTTCCTGAGCATCGACACGGGCAACGAGCAGATCGGCGCCATCCTGATCGGGCCGGGCATCATGTGCGTGCTGCTGGTCTCGTTCGCCCTCAAGGCGCTGAAGATCACGCGGGACACGAAGCTCCTGCCGTGGACGACGTCGATCACGCTCGCGGTGCTCATCGCGATCTTCGCGCCCGAGGAATGGTTCTGGATGCCGTTCAGCGTGGCGCTCGGCTGCACCGTGCACATCCTGGGCGACATGATCACCACCAACGGCGTGCCGCTGCTGTGGCCGCTGAAGTTCCGCTCCCCGCGCTGGATGCGCGACGGGCGCGGCGTGGAGCTCGACATGATCTGGCGGTCCGGCGGCAACCTGTCGATCCCGATCCTGGGCGACGCCGGGTCGGTCCGCGAGTGGATCTTCCTCATCCCCGTGTCGCTGTACGCGATCATCGGCATCGTCTGGGCGCTGCTCAACGAGATGGGCTACGACACCATGGCGGTCTGGTACCAGGTCCTGGCGCTCTTCCCGGGCTGA
- a CDS encoding GNAT family N-acetyltransferase yields MSVDVRPATDEDVDAVVDLFRQYLWFYEQEVPDAEARAYLTARRDAGDSVLLVAEVAVEGADPAEDARIVGFAQSYPTWSSVSLSRSWVLNDLFVSPAARGTGAARALVQETARLAKESGAIRVSLATAWDNVAAQGLYESEGFVRDQHFHHYAYVTGA; encoded by the coding sequence GTGTCTGTTGATGTGCGCCCCGCGACCGACGAGGACGTCGACGCCGTGGTCGACCTGTTCCGCCAGTACCTGTGGTTCTACGAGCAGGAGGTACCCGACGCCGAGGCGCGGGCCTACCTGACAGCCCGCCGCGACGCGGGCGACAGCGTGCTGCTCGTCGCCGAGGTGGCCGTGGAGGGCGCCGACCCGGCGGAGGACGCCAGGATCGTCGGGTTCGCGCAGAGCTACCCGACGTGGTCGTCGGTGAGCCTGAGCCGGTCGTGGGTGCTGAACGACCTGTTCGTCTCCCCCGCCGCGCGCGGGACGGGCGCGGCGCGCGCCCTGGTGCAGGAGACGGCCCGCCTCGCCAAGGAGTCCGGCGCCATCCGGGTCTCGCTGGCCACCGCGTGGGACAACGTTGCCGCACAGGGCCTGTACGAGTCCGAGGGCTTCGTGCGCGACCAGCACTTCCACCACTACGCGTACGTGACGGGCGCCTGA
- a CDS encoding LLM class flavin-dependent oxidoreductase, which yields MNTQPRLSVLDLVPVRSGQTSAQALSASLDLAALADRLGYERYWFAEHHNMAAVAASSPPVMIAAAAARTSRIRVGSGGVMLPNHAPLVVAEQFAALEAVAPGRIDLGIGRAPGSDPVVTSLLRATGPTADVDRFPQHVTDIMALMEPDGARLRLVSGDIYDVRATPAAGSVPTVWLLGSSDYSARLAAELGLPYVFANHFSGQGMDQILALYRDGYRPSEEHPEPRTFVTVNAVAAPTSDEAHDRALPQLRQMARLRSGQKLGPLETVEEALRATADEPADGMIAQSIEAMRTRWLIGDAAHVAAEVRGLAERHGVEEVMLVPVAGSRDGEPLDATFGRTQTLELVAEALKV from the coding sequence ATGAACACCCAGCCACGCTTGTCCGTCCTTGACCTCGTGCCCGTCCGCTCGGGCCAGACCAGCGCCCAGGCCCTGTCGGCCTCGCTCGACCTGGCGGCGCTCGCCGACCGGCTCGGCTACGAGCGCTACTGGTTCGCGGAGCACCACAACATGGCCGCCGTCGCCGCCTCGTCGCCGCCGGTCATGATCGCCGCCGCCGCCGCGCGCACCTCCCGCATCCGCGTGGGCTCCGGCGGCGTGATGCTGCCGAACCACGCCCCGCTGGTGGTCGCCGAGCAGTTCGCGGCGCTGGAGGCCGTGGCCCCCGGCCGCATCGACCTCGGCATCGGCCGCGCCCCGGGCAGCGACCCCGTGGTCACCTCCCTGCTGCGCGCCACGGGCCCGACGGCGGACGTGGACCGGTTCCCGCAGCACGTCACCGACATCATGGCGCTGATGGAGCCGGACGGCGCTCGCCTGCGGCTGGTCTCGGGCGACATCTACGACGTCCGCGCGACGCCTGCCGCCGGGAGCGTGCCCACGGTGTGGCTGCTGGGCTCCAGCGACTACTCGGCCCGCCTGGCCGCCGAGCTCGGGCTGCCCTACGTGTTCGCGAACCACTTCTCCGGGCAGGGCATGGACCAGATCCTGGCCCTGTACCGCGACGGCTACCGGCCGTCGGAGGAGCACCCCGAGCCCCGCACGTTCGTGACGGTCAACGCGGTGGCCGCTCCGACGTCGGACGAGGCGCACGACCGCGCCCTGCCCCAGCTCCGGCAGATGGCCCGGCTGCGGTCCGGCCAGAAGCTGGGCCCGCTGGAGACGGTCGAGGAGGCGCTGCGCGCCACGGCCGACGAGCCGGCCGACGGCATGATCGCCCAGTCCATCGAGGCGATGCGCACGCGCTGGCTGATCGGCGACGCCGCCCACGTGGCGGCCGAGGTGCGCGGGCTGGCGGAGCGGCACGGCGTCGAGGAGGTCATGCTCGTGCCGGTCGCCGGGTCGCGGGACGGCGAGCCGCTGGACGCCACGTTCGGCCGCACGCAGACGCTGGAGCTGGTGGCGGAGGCGCTGAAGGTCTGA